The DNA segment CAGCATTTAAATTTAATGAATTCAATTTGTAAAAATTAGAACATTGAACTTATTGTAGTTAAAAATTATGGATTCAAATTTAATACTTGTTGAAGTTTTAATAAGTTTTTAAGTATAGATCCATACTCCATGTCCAAAGCTATGGGTTTAGTTGAATTCGTAACTGGAAAGTTATATCTGTCATGCATGATGATATGAGTTGAGCTTAAAGAAAGAAATTTTGATTCATAtagctaattttaaattatttgggACTAAGCCGTAGTTATTGATTATTTTCTTTGTTGGATTATTCTAGTGAAATATCGGAAAAATAAGTCACTAACAAAGGAAGAGATTGAAGCATATTGGAGATCCAAGAAACAAATAGAAGAAGAGCATCAGAGATATATTTCTATGCTATCACCTCAAAGCCAAAAACAGGTACTATATAGTAATTAATGTGATATTCACTTTAATTACAAAAAAACATAGTAATATAGTCTTTTTAGAAATTAATATCTACTTTTGGCTGTTTTAATTGGAGACAGGCAAATATTATATTTGAGGAGGCAGCTAAATTGGAGCAGGAAAGATCAAACTCAGGGGAGTTTATTGATCTGGAAAGTGAAGATAGTTTGGATAAACTAATCAAGAAAAATGGATGGTAATTAACTTTTTCTTGTTCTTTATCGGTGATTAAAAGATCACAATTTAAACAGTAATATTGCACGTTTAGATCTTATTAACCTTTCTAGCTTCTTTTAAAtacgtaaaaaaaaaaaaaaaagagagatataAGTTCTATATGAACTGATGATATAAAAAAATTACATCGTCATATCACTTAGAATACATGAAAGGAGATAATAAtgctaaataaaaataaaataaattacatTGTGTCAAACCTTTTATTATCAAAGGAGATAATAATTCCAAATAATATCATCACAAGTTGAAAGTCATAACCTTTTATCCTGTTACTTTTGCACTCGTTTTAGTTACATAAAAAAAGTAATCTTTACCCAAATAGCCGATTaaattaattgtttatttttagttagtatatataaattattttataatatatatatatatatatatatatatatatatatatattatattcatCAATTCTAAGTTTAAGCGTTTTGAGTAGGCGGCTATttaagtttatttttataaaaaaaaatgtaCATGATGTGTTTAAATTCTATTCATTAACGGGCTAAATTATATGTTTATGACATCTAATTATAAGTAGATCTGTACAATAAATGTTAATTAATAatttatctatactatattaaaagcacgaaggtccttagcgaaatgtcgttcgcccttttttaccctttaaaatataGAGTTCACATTAgataaaatagtaatttaagtatttcattaatatttaaaaataatcatttaattaattatcctaTAATTTAGGAATAGCTATTTAATTATTCTCCTATTATTAACCGTCTAGGAAAGGTAATAAATTTTTGCCTAAATTTTTTCCTATTCGTTCTACTCCCTACGTATGTTGGAGTAGTTTATAGCTTTAAGGTTTTGGAGACCTTTTTTGTAGTTAAAAATTCTGCCTAGCCTAAATTTTCGCCCCTATGTTGGAGTATTGAATGCGTTTATTTTGTAGTTAATATCTTTTAGGTTTAGGAGATCTTTTTGGTTAAATTTTTTTGCATTAAATCACACACAATTTTCTTTTTGGTTAGGAGACTTTATTATTTGGTAAAATTCACGTTATGTACGTTGCGTGTGCACCTAATCTCAATATGTAAGTATACTtactaaaagttatattcgagtataaaataaaaactttaaATTTTTGAAATTGATGTATATCCAAATTCTATATATTCAACTTTTCAGTTTTAGCAAGAACACATAACTTTTAAAGATCTAAGAGCATttctaaaaaaattgaaaagttaTTTTCAAGTTCATTTTAATAGACAGAATgcaatattttttctttcttgcGAGCAAAATAcatgttgttatatttttttaatcaatatatatatatatatatataaaagcacaAAGCCGCATAGCGAAATATTAATAAATCTTTTTAcccttaaaaataaatttcaaataGGATAACATTGGCATTTAATCATTTATCGTAATAATTATAATTTGAAATCAATTATAATATTATGATAAAATTATTAACCTAATTGTCCATTTTTATTGATTACTACATAACGAATCATAATATACATGGTTATTAAGACAAGCAATATTCATAAGATATTCTAATTTCAAATTACTAATAAATTCTTTTGTAACGTTAACTTAATTTGTTacttaattaaatattattaGAAAAGATCATGAATAAATGAATAAAATTCTTTATATGTGTATTAATTTCATGATCAATATTTATCATTGAAATTCAAGAACTCAACTTTTACTTAATATTATTTTTGTGACTAAAACCATGTTTGAATgtaatttatatattttaaaaaaataattctcATCAATATCATTAATTAAACCTATTGATAATGCACAAAAATTCGCTTTGTCAATTTATAACTTCCATTAAATTGCAGGTGGATAAGTAGCAACTGGGCCCATTTGAATGAGCCACCAACGAGGACACCAGAAGGTGCAGCTTACAAATACGTGTCACAATTCCACGTTGCCAACATGGCTGCTGGATCTGATAATAAACCGGCCCAAACCGGAATCAACGCTTGATTGTTTGGCTTTAGACCGCTACTACTTTTCGtagttactttttttttcttttttttctgatGACAAGCTATTTTAATTTTGCTAATAGCTTGTAAAAGTTTGTGTCTGTATGTAGTTTCTGGAGTTGATTTTAAGGTGTTTGAGCTTGTTGTTTAGAAACATACAACTTTCGTGTCGTTGTAACATATTTTCGCGTGCTATATACAAAGTTTAATTGGGGATTTTGCATCTTATACGTTTTGTGATCATAATTGAATTTATACTTACTTTACAAAAGAAATTGCAGACTACCtatttaaccaaaaaatgggatTGCAGTCAAAACtctaatttagaagaactcggattactgataatcaaaagaatatatgaaagaaagtaatttggctagcaataagataatcagaagaaaagcaagtaaattgGTATATTCAGATAATATTTTGTGTGTTTATAATTGATCCgttctctcccttttatagctacTTTGAAGATATgtgttttgcctttgtcataataaggtcaTTATGGGCAATTAAATACATTAAATGTTgtgttacataatcattgtatttaatgcagattctctaacgtttttagtatttaaggctCATTAAGTACTGTATCTGTACTCCCATGaactgtcagattcattccccgattctctaacgtttttagtatttaaggctCATTAAGTACTGTATCTGTACTCCCATGaactgtcagattcattccccttGATTCTTGGATTTAGATAGATACGGGCGCCGAGTCTTTTGAATAACCGCTCGTGCATCTTCCtttgcctctgctcgtatctattcaactcgtgcctctttgctagttgtaactctttgaccagtctatgTGTCATGACACATTATCTTTAtaccactttaatatgtaaactcaatttttcctaATACAGATAGTTctcccacttgccatttattcatcaattgaatatttgggaagtggatttcattaagacaagaatttttgtcaccattaatgctatgacagaaTCAACGCTTTATTTGttacttccatttaatgctcttcACGCGTGGCACCCTTTTACTGGATCTGCAACTTTACAGAGCTTTTTAGGGCTTTTTCACAACTTCactaattgtcacacctcctttttactcacaccccgtaaagggtataaatacaagagagtttttccaattaaaggacaatcgaaacgagattgtttatttattaaaaatcagagtcgccacttgggagatgtAAGTCACCGGTTCacatcccgaatcgaggaaagaatgactctgtattagtgtctgcgaacacagaaatccgggcaaggaattctgttaacccgg comes from the Nicotiana sylvestris chromosome 4, ASM39365v2, whole genome shotgun sequence genome and includes:
- the LOC104227724 gene encoding uncharacterized protein yields the protein MGSLMAGWDSPVSDPQAMKYRKNKSLTKEEIEAYWRSKKQIEEEHQRYISMLSPQSQKQANIIFEEAAKLEQERSNSGEFIDLESEDSLDKLIKKNGWWISSNWAHLNEPPTRTPEGAAYKYVSQFHVANMAAGSDNKPAQTGINA